One Stigmatopora argus isolate UIUO_Sarg chromosome 19, RoL_Sarg_1.0, whole genome shotgun sequence genomic window, GACCCAGCTGAACTTGGGCCTGCAGTCTCAGAATGTGCATGTGGCCCCAGTGCGAGACGGCTTGAGAATGAACGGCAGTCGGACTTTGGCCCACAGCCTGAGTGAAGGGCCCCTGCAGACAGGCCAAGCACCCAACAGTAACTTCTTTCAGCAGGAGCCTCATTCTGCCCCAGTTGAAGGGGAACCCACTCTCAATGTGTTTGGTGCAATGGAGCCTTCGCGCAAACCACAGCCTCCACAACACCTTGGACTCTACCCTCTCGGTGTCAAAGGAACAACCATGGGTCTCCAACAAACACCACGTTTCAACCCTATTACTGTGACTCTAGCTCCTCAGACAGGCCGCAACACTCCTACTTCTTTACACATACATGGAGGGCCACAGTCAGGTTTGAGCAGCCCACAGGGTAACTCTATTTATATTAGGCCCTACGTGAGCCAATGTGGTACGACTCGACAGAACCATCAGCAAGGAGGCAGGACCCAATATAGCCCCACCTCTCAGCCTCAGCAGCAAATCTATCAGATCTCTCATCCCTCGTCCTTGTCTGGCTCTTGGGCCGGGCTTCAGCAATCCCCTTCATCACATACCTCACAGCATCACTCCCAGGGTCACCAGACATCTCATGTCTATATGCCAATCAGCTCCCCAACAAATCCCCAAGCACCCACCATGTTTCCCTCTGGAAGTCAAGCATCTTCATCTGGTATCTCATCTTGCTCGTCCACGTCGTCgtcctcctcatcttctgtctTGCCCACCACGCTCTCTGCTATCAGCCAGTACAACATCCAGAACATCTCTACCGGCCCGCGGAAAAATCAGATTGAGATCAAACTTGAATCTCCCCAGAGGAGCAACTCCACCACAACAGCTGTCCTGCGTACAGGCAGTGGGTCCCGTTCCTCCTCCACCTCATCATCCTGCCCTTCCTCTTGCTCCTCCTCCTCAACTGGGGTATCTACTGTCCCTAGCAACCCCCTCTCAATTGGAGGCTCAGGTCTGAGTCGCAGCCAGCCCACTGTTTACATCTCTGCTAGCCCGCCTACAGCTGCTACCACACCTTCTGAGGAGACTGTAATTGCCTCAGCTGGATCCCGTTCACAACCCAAATTTTACATTTCAGCAAATGCCTCCTCAAGTGATGATGGTGGAGGTAGAAACCCCCCCACAGTCTACATCTCAGCTAACCCTCCATTCCAGGGGCCCCCAGGTGCAAGGAACATTGGAGGCCAGGTGAGTATGGGACCTGCTTATATCCACCATCATCCGCCTAAATCCCGGACTTCAGTGGGCGTTGGAAATCCGGCTTCCTCGCCACGTGTGGTGGTGACTCAGCCCAACACAAAATATACATTCAAAATCACTGTGTCTCCCAACAAGCCTCCAGCAGTATCCCCCGGGGTTGTGTCTCCTACCTTTGAGCCCAACAAGCTCCTCACTTTACCGGCAGACCATAATTTTCCCGAACAAGAACCCCTCCATCTTTCAGACCCACTTTCACCACACAAGGAGAGACCAAGCGAGCCTCGCAGACTCAGCATGGGCTCTGATGATGCTGCATACACGCAAGGTAAACCGCTTTCATTTTTGAATCACACAGTAGATATAGAATAGTAAACAACTTCATGAAtaaacatcctgaaaaaaaggaaaataaacatgtttagcCTTATCTCTTGTATAAAAATGTCACTTATTTAACTGGAATTTTCATTAGAGACCCAGCTGGTTTTTAGTTATCAATTTGAAAGTTGGCACATTTAGTGAAAGTTCGTATTAGTTAGTGTTTTACATCTTAGTTCAGTACAATAGAAAACAACCAGATATACTAACTAAGCCTTAAAACTGACATTGCAATTTTGTAGGTgtttatgtatttgtatatgtattttggCCTGGACCAAAGAAAGCCAACTGTAGACTTTCCTAGCTTGAATATGCCCTAGAAGAGCCAGATATATCTCGTGAACAATATGTTCCGACCTCTAATATCGAACGTCCTGCTATGTGAGTATTGCACAGATGCACATTGATGTCGCGGTAAAAGTGAGATATCGTTCAGGCCTATTATTGGCTACACATGGAGCTTTTCAAAACAAACGCAAATTAAAAACATAGTCTTTAATTTGTCATTATCAAAtaagtgtttttattaaagatttgttatttaattctaatttaataGTTTATTTATTAAGTGGCATGTGTGTTAAAGTGGTATGAAAAGGTTTGGGCACAATTAATATTTCCTTTGAAAACAGTTGGTTGTACCTACGTTCATcaatttcatttaattataAGAATTAGCAGAAAAACacactagtacagtggtacctcgagatacgagcttaattcgttccgggactgagctcgtatgtccatattcttgtaactcgaacgaacctttcccattgaaatgaactaaaaacaaattaatttgttcaaaccctctgaaaaaataccataaacaggatattggattggaacaaatgttttatttgatctaattcgccatatattaacaaagtaacacataactagtggtttaatattactaaaatgtgtttaatagtactaaaattatacagatttcgaagggggaaagagagagagaggacagagagaggggggcagagaggggggggcgctcgtttaataacataaacaaatttaaattaacttggattacgatgcggacacactcaaaaataaatttaatctaaccataCACTAAACTTCTAATTTTCGAAGTGGGGAAAGAGAGacgggacagagagagggaggcggagagggggcggggggcgctttttgcacggcaacacactcgtttcataatttaaacaaatttaaatgaatttggattacgatgcagacacactcaaaaataaatttaatctaaccttacactaaccttaattctaattttttattCAAGTTTGATATCGGCtgggttggctgtatttgccccgcctccaccctgactttctctatcgatgtgctgtttgattttgtattcccttcaaaatattccgaaaatgatgcgcacaaatctcctcacaataggataacgcacgaccacttgccaacgagacgTAATATATAGTCCtcgtactagcgatcgctacgccattcgcgctgagtgacggaaaaaaacactgaaaaaaatgcaacgctccgcccagtgctcgtagatatgttatacacgaaagagatgcggcaaaaaagacagtgcgctacaatgataaacagcctctcatgtcttggctacctggctttctcgtatctagagataattatttgctcgaaattttactcgtatctcgaattgctcgtatgtcggggtgctcgtatgtcaaggtaccactgtatagggcGGCCcgtagtggttagcgcgttgggctcatagtgggggacctgggttcaaatccaggttcggacctttctgtgtggagtttgcatgttctccctggacatgcgtgggttttctcgggatactccagtttcctcccacattccaaagacatgcatggtaggctgattggacactctaaaattgcccctaggtatgaatgagtgagcgtgaatggttgtttgtctcattgtgccctgtgattggctggccaccaattcagggtgtcccgcgcagtcagctgggataggctaatatttgaaagttgaaaagattacagtcgtacctctacttaggaatgcctaggtaaaaaaaattcaggttacgaaagcacTTGATATACAAATGACCCGAACATACGAAAACCAGATCCAAGTTACGGAATCCCctaaaatgtaaatgcatttcatgtatccgttattttatttcaaaattgtccTGGTAACATAATTGAGGCCTGCTTTTAGTTCCACTTGGATCCTcccacaacaacaactctcttttgacTGCCGTTTGTCGTCAGAgttctttattttaaaataattggtgcgaatgaaatgaatgagTGGGCCCTGTTATTCAtcgaaaaacagaagataagaaagtggcGAGAGGTTGACTGATTTTGCAACGCAATTCGCCTGGCTGTAGCCTATCTACTAGCATCGCTGTGATATTGAAGCAGAagaaattgcactaaaattgaCGACTCCTTAGCATGGCCACTCTGTACTAAACAATGGAGACTTTTACTCCTTTGAGGTTCTTATTAATGCtaatttgttttgaattaataatttgaagttgtttggatgcatttttatgtgcatgtgctcgtgtgctaatgttagcttctttactgtactgtactacttactgcacgaatagaacatgtttttgcatgcttgttattcatatcaatacattcataaataattttcttataattttctatcatttttgtctgtttctcacatctttcatgcaatAGGGGGACACTTGGATCATTATTAAAGGGTTTAGCTGATAGTTTTTAGGGATTGTGGAACAAATTTCAAAAATTACATAAAGTGCTGCTCTACTAAcgaaaaatttctggaaaagttctggaaccaaatacttttgtaagtagaggtacgactgtatatagtaaagataataaaagcattaacAAGCTTatcaaaatatgtaaatataactAGTGGTAAAGGTATTCAAATCAAGAAACAAGGGTGCTGATTTGTGGACCGggcttatttttgtttaaatattttttacagttttttttcttctgttttgctCAGTGCTTATCCACACAATTATTTATAAAGAAAACATCTTGAACATGATCAGTGGTGTCCAAAAACTTTCATTCCACTTTATTTCGGAACACTTTCTTTAATACAACATGCACATTCGTTTTAAGGATAAAAGgtttgtttttagagacatAACAATTTTTTTATACTCGTGACAAGTCTGAATTGTTTTTCCATCTGTTCCTGCCAAGAAGCTCATTAGTTGCATTAGCTGTCTTAGTTGCATTTGTTGTTGCGGATGTTCAGTCAGTTTTAAAGGTAGTCAGATAAAAGCAAAGGAGACTTATTTGTTGAGTGCCGGTGACTCTAGTGTTAGTTGTAACCATTAAATGCTATGTTTGCTACAACAGCCAGAGCACAGTAGATCCTATAGTGGATCAAACGTGTCGGAGCACACAAGTTCTTCCTTATTTGGGCTTTTGACTAAATTACATGTGAGTCACTGGCTGTGATTCTTATATTACCGTCACTCCCAATAGGAGGGTCTTCACAATGAGACTCTTTTGCTGACCCTCATCAGCTTTGTGGTCTCTGCATTTCCTTAAAAACTTGTCACTGTCATGCTATATTTACCCTGTTTTAATGATGTGTGTGTAAATTTAAATCATTACCAGAGAGCTGTGAATTACCATTGATTTCAAACTACTGTGTATGTGTCAGGGCTCTGCTAAAAATACAGCCTTTGCTAATTTCCGAACTagcaagaccagtaccaaaacacaacaaatgtaTCCTTccctgtttttttgtattttgtttggtATTGGTTTCTCTGGTACAGAACTGGATTTCCTAGGAAGTAGAATAAGAAGGCCTACTGAAataccaaaaatatttaaaggtCATGTTCTGATTTGCCACTAAGGAATTTTTAGAAATGTTTTGCCAAAAATCAATTGTGTTTAAATAGATACTCTCTTGAAACAGAAACAAAGAAACTTTTTCCATTCAGTTGGCTCAGATGTGTCACATAATGTCAAAGGTAACTTTTGCCACCTAATTGCATAATAGGTTAAACATTCCAGGCTCTTTTACATCAGTAAAAAGAagtaaacaaattcatttggtCTTCATACTGAAATCCAGCTGTGTTGTAGAGCATGGGTCCCCCAACCAGcaatattcatgttttaaatCTTATATACACGAGGCACTGCCGACGCACAAATATGGAGATCATAAGCCTCTGGCGCACTGCACCTCAGGGTTGCCAGAAACCAATAACATTGTATATATAACCTGCTTAGTTCGCCAGGAATTTTGCCCAATCTGTCAACACTGTCCCACCTATGCAACACACACTCAAGTGCTTTTCATAGGACAAATAAGTGTTGCAGCTCGAAACAACAAAGGGCTGcgtagttgtttttttggggattcTGAACTTTATTTTCCTTTAGATGAGGCGTGCACAAACTCCTTTTTCTGATGAGACTGcacttttccctcttttttttaacacggTGTGTTTTGAGTCATCTTGGAAATCAGTCTTGCAAACGCTAACTTCAATTGCAATGCAGCAATTGAAGATTGaacacaaatatatattaacTCCTGTACACAAAGGAGGTACATGTATAGCCAGGAAAAACAAATCACCATCTCCCACATAAGGTTGGCAGCAATGTTCCCtttaagctgcgcgcgtgcgcaattgcgcactactctcgtcttctctgcgcacagcaaatcatatggagcgcacaaaataaaataccaatgttttatttatttatttattttttttagctgtgaggccgacgcgcgaaccactcatccgccgggccgcccattcatagatattaattattacattttattattactaaatcatttatgtgtagtagacatacacctgcttatggcaggtgtgatactggtgtgtgcccatagcaagcaatgatgatgttgctcacactggtactcagtgtgctcagggaggttgtctttctgcccagagaaacaaaaaattagagggaacattagTTGGCAGTGCACTGTGAGTATGCCGCGTTTTCAATTTTTGACATGTCGCTACTCCTGGCTCATTCAGCT contains:
- the tab2 gene encoding TGF-beta-activated kinase 1 and MAP3K7-binding protein 2 isoform X1 produces the protein MAQESHHIDIQVLRDLCQKFPEVPEGVVSQCVLKNNNNLDACYKYLSQVSPGYLYSEEENIKFPDNPNLIRLRNHMTQLNLGLQSQNVHVAPVRDGLRMNGSRTLAHSLSEGPLQTGQAPNSNFFQQEPHSAPVEGEPTLNVFGAMEPSRKPQPPQHLGLYPLGVKGTTMGLQQTPRFNPITVTLAPQTGRNTPTSLHIHGGPQSGLSSPQGNSIYIRPYVSQCGTTRQNHQQGGRTQYSPTSQPQQQIYQISHPSSLSGSWAGLQQSPSSHTSQHHSQGHQTSHVYMPISSPTNPQAPTMFPSGSQASSSGISSCSSTSSSSSSSVLPTTLSAISQYNIQNISTGPRKNQIEIKLESPQRSNSTTTAVLRTGSGSRSSSTSSSCPSSCSSSSTGVSTVPSNPLSIGGSGLSRSQPTVYISASPPTAATTPSEETVIASAGSRSQPKFYISANASSSDDGGGRNPPTVYISANPPFQGPPGARNIGGQVSMGPAYIHHHPPKSRTSVGVGNPASSPRVVVTQPNTKYTFKITVSPNKPPAVSPGVVSPTFEPNKLLTLPADHNFPEQEPLHLSDPLSPHKERPSEPRRLSMGSDDAAYTQALLVHQKARMDRLWHELELKKKKLEKLKEEVNEMENDLTRRRLERSNSAHQIPSIEEMKQLRCKNRLLQIDIECLTKEIDLCQKRGPHLNPSAFHNFYDNIGFVGPVPPKPKSTLSIDSKSMAVQEEDEGTQWSCSGCTFFNHPALNRCEECDLPRDF
- the tab2 gene encoding TGF-beta-activated kinase 1 and MAP3K7-binding protein 2 isoform X2 yields the protein MAQESHHIDIQVLRDLCQKFPEVPEGVVSQCVLKNNNNLDACYKYLSQVSPGYLYSEEENIKFPDNPNLIRLRNHMTQLNLGLQSQNVHVAPVRDGLRMNGSRTLAHSLSEGPLQTGQAPNSNFFQQEPHSAPVEGEPTLNVFGAMEPSRKPQPPQHLGLYPLGVKGTTMGLQQTPRFNPITVTLAPQTGRNTPTSLHIHGGPQSGLSSPQGNSIYIRPYVSQCGTTRQNHQQGGRTQYSPTSQPQQQIYQISHPSSLSGSWAGLQQSPSSHTSQHHSQGHQTSHVYMPISSPTNPQAPTMFPSGSQASSSGISSCSSTSSSSSSSVLPTTLSAISQYNIQNISTGPRKNQIEIKLESPQRSNSTTTAVLRTGSGSRSSSTSSSCPSSCSSSSTGVSTVPSNPLSIGGSGLSRSQPTVYISASPPTAATTPSEETVIASAGSRSQPKFYISANASSSDDGGGRNPPTVYISANPPFQGPPGARNIGGQVSMGPAYIHHHPPKSRTSVGVGNPASSPRVVVTQPNTKYTFKITVSPNKPPAVSPGVVSPTFEPNKLLTLPADHNFPEQEPLHLSDPLSPHKERPSEPRRLSMGSDDAAYTQALLVHQKARMDRLWHELELKKKKLEKLKEEVNEMENDLTRRRLERSNSAHQIPSIEEMKQLRCKNRLLQIDIECLTKEIDLCQKRDSKSMAVQEEDEGTQWSCSGCTFFNHPALNRCEECDLPRDF